A window of Opisthocomus hoazin isolate bOpiHoa1 chromosome 3, bOpiHoa1.hap1, whole genome shotgun sequence genomic DNA:
CCCAGTCTCCCCCCGAGCCTCTGCAGGCTTTGGGGGTTCGGTTTAGCAGCCCTCTGAAGTAATTAACACAGGGGGCCGTATGCTGATTCTGCAGAGCCCATTAATCACTTTTCTGAGACAGAGGGACTATTTGCACAGCATTTGCGGAGATTATCGCCCTGGCTCCGGGATTTGTCACGTTGCATTACAAATGGTGTTTTAGTGAGCTCCTCGGTTCCCAGAGGGCCATAACCTGTCTGAGGCAAAGTCAAATATTGCCGAGCAGCACAGGTTTCCCAAGAAGGGTCTTATCTGTTCCAGATTGCTTGATTACATAAATAGGACTTCAATATGGGATACAAATGCACTTAATTCCTCAAGGGTTACACTTGATAATGGCACAGAAATTAATCTTCAGTTGCAGGAATAACACTGGCTGTTTCACGGAGTTTAAGAAAAAGCCTGTAGAGATATCCGCTATCCTACCAAAAATAatgctttattttccctttaaaagaATTATATTATTATTCTTGTAACCTACTGAGATTtcttatttgaaaatgttttaagaGGGATTAATTCATTGGTAACTGAAGGAAAGGGCACAGCAGCCCCAAAACAGCCAAGCCGCAAGCACTGTCCTGTACGAGCAGGGGGCTGAGCCAGTCTTCCCAGATTTCAGATCAGCTCTCCCAGCCATAATCCAGCAGAAGGATGAACCAAGATTGAGTTTTACAAAGTCGCTGAAACTCTCATGTGATTATACGAGGAGATGCTGATCATAAACCCATTTCTGCAAAAGTTTACCAGCAAGACAGCCAGATAAGGACAGTCATAAAGCCAAGGGTATTactgaaaagtaaatattttcaggaCCATACTATACATTTTCcagctgctctttctgctctcaACTGAAGAGCAGAATTTCCACTCTTAAACTTTTACTTGAATAAACTTAGCAACTTAGGTATACTTAAACTTACTTAAACTTAGTAACTATTAGTGTTATGGATTCCTTTTTAGGTTAGATTTTCTTCTCTGGGCCCAAGTTACCTGTACATGTAAACACATCCAGTGCCTTCCCCAGATTCTTGTTCTCCACCTGGTACGTGGCAGCTCTGTTCAGTTCCCAGTTCTCATGCCTCCTATGCTCATGCAGAAGACCTACGCACCTAAATGTCACAGCTTTTTCTGTGGTCTTCATAGAGGAGAGAACCTGCAAGGGGATGGAGGagtgagaggaggagaggggaaaggagatGCAAAGGCCAGTGGGATGTGGCTTTGGTGCAGAGATGCTGGTGCAGGGGTACAGCCAAAGATAAGCGGTGTTCATTTCACTCTCAAATATACCAAACAAGTGGTGCTTACCAGTAGGCAGGTGAGTAGGATATCAAGAGAAATCTGTTCAGGGACCAGGACACAGAGTTTTGGCCCAATCATGATAAAAAATGCTGAGaaatccttcaggaaaaaaaaagtgaacgcAGGGCATTGGTCTTCTTCAGCATAACGGTACCAGATTTGTTTGGAGGTAAGTTTGTTTATGACAGGAGGGTGGCCCACAAAGCCTTAATcaaatgtagtttaaaaaaaggcagacagGAGAGGAAAGCTTTGTTATTTAGAAGTTGGGTGATTATGTGTTTTGAGCAATCCTACCACCTGCAGCTTGAGTCAGCCAGCTACTTCAGAGACTTTCGGAAGGCACAAGAGAACAGATGGTGTGTTTGTGACACCAGCAGGTAGTGGGCAGTGACTATTACTAAACTGGCAAGTATCCACCAAAAATTATTCCAAAGCAGATAATTAAATAAgttataaataacaaaaaaacccctcacaacACCTCAATAGTTGCAAAGGAAAGAATGAGGGGAGGAAACAAGATTTTTTCAGATTAATTACACAGTCTTATTTCTTACTTTTTCGTAGTCTATTACACACAGAGACCAATTAAAAATCTAATAAATTAAACATCCCTCAGATAGTCTACGTAACTGAAGCTAATTGTCTGCCACTTTGATATGGTCAAGCATATGTAATAAAAATGTTCTGGTTCTCACTAGCATTAAGAAATAGATACGGACATGAAATCAAGTCCCCCAGACATCATAAAAAGCCAGGTAGATGGAAAAAAGTCCATTAATTGGCACACAGCAGTGATTTGTATGAATATCATATCCCCGTTTTCATTTTACTACCTTCAGCTCAGAAGCTTGGCAGGCCTGCCTGGGTTCTGAGAGCACCAATCTTGGATTTTTTGTGCACGTTTCTCTCTGACTCAAGCTTGATAGCAAAAGCATTGTTCTTGTTTAGGGCAACAATAAATCTGACTTATTTTCTATACAATGCAAAAGGAAATAGTGCAGTTCTGCAAGCATTCTACTGATGTTGCAGATGTCATATCATTATTTAATATTCAGGTTaattgataaaaaaaaatctcatataaACAAGCAATTCTCATTCTGAAAACTCATTGTGGATACTGCGCGGTGAGATCTAAAAGTGGGATAGAAATACAGTCACAGGGCTTGGGAGAAGGTTCTGGCTACGGAAAGGCAGCCAAACAGCCATCGAGGACTACAGGAATCTTGCTagggcatgcagagatgcagtcaGGAACGCTGAGGCTTGGTTAGAACTGAAATCAGCGaagatgtcaagaacaacaagaactGGTTCTTCAGGTACATGAGCACTAAGCAGAAGCACAGGGAAGACACAGGACCATTGCTAAACAGGGAAGGGAAACTAGGTGGTTCTCAGAGCAAGGCCACTGTCTGCACTATTTAAAAAGCCGTGGAGACCAGGGGATGTCCGTGATGACTGGAAGAGGGCAAATGTCATACCCATCTAGAGGAAAGGCCCAAAAGAGGACACAGGAAACCACAGGCTCATTAGTCTTACTTCAGCTCCCAGGAAAGTAATGGAATGAGGCCTTCTAGAAAGTCTCACTAACCCAATGAAGCAGCTGACTGGGAAAAGCCAGCACAGATTTACCAATGGCAAATGATGCCACACTGATCGCCTTCTACAACACAATAACATCTTGTCTCAACATGGGAAAGCATGGATGTTGTTCACCTGGATGTCAGCAAAATGTTCAACACcattcccacagccttctcctggaACTGGCAAGGTACAGATTGGAAGGGTGGTCTGTGAGATGGGTAGGGAACTGGCAAACAGGCCACACTCAAGAGGGTGGTGATCAACGGTTCCTACTCAGGCTGGCAGCTTGTAATGagtggggtcccccagggatCGGGGCTGGGACCCACGCTGTTTAACGTTTTCgtaaatgatctggatgatgggattgaAAGCAGCCTCACCAAGTTTGATGATGAGACCAAACTGGGTGTTGAAGTGAACACGTCAGAAGGGAGAGGCGTCttacagagagacctggacaggctggaagagagggGTAGCAAGAACcatatgaagtttaacaaggacaagtgcaaggttctgcacctgggacaacATAACCAAAGAGCCCCATACAGGCTAGGACctgtgtggctggggagcagcgtcactgaaagggacctgggggtccaggtggacagcaagctgaccatgagtcagcagggCACCGCTGCGGCAGTCAAGGCAAATGACAGGGGCATTGCTAGCAGAGATAGAGacgtgattgtcccactctgctcGGCGCTTGTCAGGccgcacctggagcactgtgtccagttctggcctccacAATTTGAGAAAGATGTgggcagactggagagggtccaaaggagggccacgaagacgaTCAGGGGGCTGGAGAGCCTGTCCTGTGAGGGAAGACTGAAGGAGTTAGGTCttttcaccctggagaagagaaggctcggggggacCTCATCACAATATTCCAGTACTTAAGGGGCAGCTACAAAGAGGATGGAGACTGtctcttcacaaggagccacatggagaagacaaggggcaataaGTACAAGGTGCACTGGCAGAAGTTTCATACTGacataagaaacattttttacattaAGAACAATCactcactggaacaacctccccaggaaTGTGGTGGAGTCCATATCAATGAAGGTTTTCAATATgtgattggacagggtgctagatagtCTCATCTAGGCTCCTTTTCccatgaaaggttggaccagatgattttctgaggtctcctccaacctgggctgttctatgattctaccatgTTCAAACAACCATTTCCATCTTAATTGCAGAGTACAGGTTTACAGCCAGCAGTCTTGTGTACGGCTGAGCTTTACCTAGGATTTATTGTGTACTGGGCAAAGACTGGGCTCTTACAATAGTGTCAGCACAGTATCCAGTTGGCTTCTGCATGCTAGTGATCCCAAACTCTGAAGAGCTTGGGAGCTCAGGGATATACACCATCGTTCCACAGGCAAGAAGCCAAGACAGATCCAAGGGCAATGGCATTCTGCTCAGGCACCCAGGGAGTTGGTGGCAAACCAAGTGCTGAATGCAGAGTTCCTGTCCTGCACCTTTTCTCACAAGACTCTTCTTGTCCATGCTCTTCCTTGAAGAACatccagcagaaagcagagatgCTCTGGTCTTCTCAAGTGGGGCTGAACAAGTTGAAATCTGCTTTCCTGTTAGGTGCAGAATGCACCTAAATTTGCAATGCAGAAGCCATTTCAACCTGGAAAAGAGATGAATGAGAGGACATATCACAGGGGTCTGTGCTGTCATGAGTGGCATGGGAAGGGTGACTAAGGAATGACTGCTTAATGCTTCATCCATTACAAGGGCTAGCCGGCAGGTTGCACATTCAAAACAGCCAcgtgaaagcatttttcataagaTGTGATCAGGTTGTGCAGCTCCTTACCACAGCAAATTTACACGGTCTCAAGGAAAGACTGGACAAAATAAGTGAAACACAAATTCATTGCGtgctgttaaaaacaaaatatttttcctggttCAGGAACTCCCTAAGAAATTGTCAGAAAGTTGGAAAGTAATCTGGGGAAGTACCAAAAAACTGTTCTGTCTATTTTCTTCCTATTcctgaggaacagctttcagcCACTATTGGAGGCGTGATGCTGGGCTAGACAGATTCTTGGACCATCCCGGAACAGCCCTACTTGTATTCTTGGGAGCTGACAGAGAGGTTGGGGTGGAAAGAGGGAGCCAGGAATTCTAGAAAACTGctctcttcattttttctgaaaaccTGCCTGTCAAAACGGGTGCCAATTCACAACGTGAAAAATTTCCTCGGTGTTTCTCCAAGACAGTCCGAAAGACTAACCGCTCTGAAGAGTCAAATCAGTAGCATCCTTGGCCCCAGGGGAATGAACATGGCAAAAAGATCATTCTGGGTCAACCAGAAGTCAAGACTGCAACAAGAAACTTTGAAGTCCCCTGCTGAGTTCCTGGAAGGAGattagactttaaaaaaaacccatgctgTGCTTTGGGTCGTGATTTCCACAGCCAGAAGAGCCTCAGTCTATCCCAGGCTCTTGCTGCGAGTACCTTCACGAGCAATTAACTACATGGATTCACCCTATCAATAATGGCATGAGTAAGGTTGCTCCTGGATGTAATATCTGCGTGCTAGGCAGCGAGCCATGCACAATGTCAGCGAGCTCTACAGAAGAAGGATTTGGCTGCAAACTTGCCAGTGCTGCGAAGTGTGTAATATTGAAAAACCGTGAAGTCGAGGAGTGTTTGGCATCACGAGACCTACATTCTGCGGGAAGTCTCGGGCTATCGACGCAGGATCTGTGAGCGGGTTACTCAGCCCAGCTCCCTGTTTTAGGAGGCAGAAACTGAGTCAGAAAGGGCAATGAAGTTTTCTTAAGGGAAttagaaagactttttttaaatttgtttatgGTTTATTACCCTGTTCCCTACTCTCCTTGACAGCTAAGCCATTTCTGGTTCATCTTCCACTACTGACCAATTCTTTCCTCCAGTTAACACCCAGAAACCCTCAcatatatttttctctcttccttggttTCTTTTAAATCCCAGTGACTAATGTACTGTCtctttgcttcctcccagctctcaGCTCTGTGTTGTTTTTAACTGGACTCTTGTTAACAGCTTCCTGGTTTCCCTGTATCCACACACAGAGCGCAGCTGCATGCTCTCCCTCTCCACTGTAGGAGaggaaatcagaaaatgaagaccCCCCGAGAGAGCCCAGCTTGTCTCTTCTGTAACAAGTCGAAGCAACTTTTGCAAAATGACTGCCTCCATGGGCAGACAGATGAGCTCTCGGAGACAAATTTGGGGCTCAGAGTGCACAGACATAATAATTACCAGAAATACATCACAGCCTCCTCTCCTGGCATTAGCTAAGCCATTCCTAAATCACAAGGTGCAGTCTCTCACTCCTGACTCTCTGGGTACGAAAACTTTTGCTTTCTGTCATTCTCTCTCGGTACACTGCAATGTTTTTCCTGGAAATTGTAAATTATAACACCTGCTGGGGCTCTTATTTGTTCATTCTCTGTATCTCTGGCTGCTCCCTGTGTGAGATATTACGCCCACACAGAGGTATGAAATATACAGTAGCTGCTTGTGAAACTTCTACATGAAAGATGCAAGGAGTATAAATAATGGTATTGTTCCGACGTTCTTCACCTTGTATCTGACAGAACATGTTCAAGAAACTCCAAGAACACTGCAAAGCTAATGGAGAAGTCATTCACACCGTATCAGTGCAGCTGAAAACAAATGAGCAAGACTGCTCTGGACATCCTATTTTCCTTTCACCGCCAGAATGTATTTATTCTTCAGGTTATACCATATTCATATTTACTTTAATGATTTATAAACATCCCAGGTTCCAGAAGCTTCTAATTAACTCATCTATTTACTGTCGTTAACAGATGCTCAGGGAGTGATTTACTGTTCAACACCGGATCACAGCAACGTATAAATCCAGCCAATCGAATTGGCAGGCAGTCTGGGTAAATATCTTCTGCTGCCGGTAGATGAGACTCTGTCCTAATTCAGCATTAATGCCCCGCAGACTGTGGCTGAAGCattattgttttcttcttctattaCTCTGCACATGTAGCATACATTGTACTGTACAGCACTGCTTATTTCCCTCTTTCTTAAAACCAGATTTAGCGAGGTACTGCATTGGATTCAGGGTGTACATTGATCCTGTCTGAGAACAGAGGAAATCAATGGCACCAAAGACGTTTTCTCTCAAGCTCCTTTTAATTTACCTCTGGCTTTCTGTAGTTTCAAAGCCAAAAGCAGTCCCTCCGACACGCTACAGCGTAACGATCCTAAACTTTATTAGAAAAAGTCACGCTGGGAACCCTGTCTATACCAGAGACATGGCCAGGTCTGCGGGCCATTTATTGATAAACAAGTGAGCGGGACTGGCCACCACAGCTGTGGGCAGCGCGTGGAGCTGAACACCTCCAGCAGCAGCGTTAGCTCTGCCGGTACGCCCGCAGCGGTGTTCTACACCACGCCGAGGGATGCTCCCAGCGACTCACGCTGCTGGATTCCGAGAGGGACCCTGGCACGGTGTGGAGCCTGGGCCAGCTAACCCTCCGTAGAACCCCAGCAggctctttggggtttttttttttccaaatttcaaaATGGTAACAACACACGGTCCAATTGCCTCTGCTTGTTGCCTGGGCAGGAGCACTCTTCCAAAACTGAAAGGCGAGTTATTTACCTCGCCGGAGGAGAGCTGCAGCTATGCTGCAGGCAAATTTTACAGCTTTTCTCTGAAGAGCTCACTCCCTTTTCATTCCAGTTCTTCCCAATGACAACACtgtgactcagcttatgttaacAAAACACTAAGGAAATACAGACAAATATTGTTTTAAACTCCTTAAGGTGGGAGTCATTAGAGGActgcaaaaatattattttttgcaGTAATTATGTAATTATGTTTTTGTCTGTCTATAgtttttagaaaaatatatatttaagctTTGTGTTtcaacagcactgaaagggactATTGTAAATGATTAGGGTGCTCAATTTTTACTACAAATATTATTTTTGAAGTTACTGGATTTTATACTTTTGACTCAGAATGAGATTTTGAAGATGAACTATCTCTGTTGTCCGCTTCAAGCTTTACTTACAAGACTGCCTTCTGCAGGTGGGTTTGGGCAGGGGGAGGAAACACAAGCAGGCTTTCAGGGGGAAGGGAAAGCAAAACTACATGAACATGGCACCGTGCCCAAATaaggaaggagaagggaataCAACAGCTTGAGGAGGGTGATACACATTGAGCAAATACACTGCATTAAGGAATTTTTAGGAGTCATAAAATTTCTCCTCAAGACTCACTATTAGCAGTCAACATAGGAACGATACCACGATGGGCATGATGGTTTTAAATTTCAGTTAAAAGCTTTCACCTTGCTTCTGTCTCTCGCAGCTAGTTCCGAAGGTGCACATGGTCTGTCCCGTGGAACAACAAAGGCACAGCCCACTCCTAAAAGCTGTGCTGCAAGGAACGGGTTTGTGCCGGGGCTACAGCAGCAGTGAACTGCGCTGGCTGGAGGGAAACCTCTGCAGATCCGAGGGAAGGACCCTGCAGCTTCCGCCTCGACTGTCCAACTGCCATCGCTCAAGCTGTTTTCTCGAACTCTATGAAACAACTGTCCGTGTAATTTGAAAAGCCAACAGAAAGCGTCATACGTTACAGCTGTGTACATACTGCAGACAGTCAAGAACTTGTGCAGATAATGCCCATGAGAACTACTTTGCAAATGTATGATGCATAGGttgaaagattttttaaaaaagatggctTAAAGTCACGCAGGCGAAGAAACAGAAAGCTTTCCTTTTAAGAACTGCATGTCAGTGAAGTAGAAATGCACCAAGAAAAGTTAAAGCCCTGGTGAGAGACGACTGGGAACACTGTTACAGCACACCTGTGCCGCAGCGGGTATTGCGCAGCACACCCCTGCATCTCGTCGTCTCAGTCactcccttctgcctcccaatGCCACCAAACACGCAAGGTGCAGGGAACAGAAAAGAAACGCTAAAGAGAATCAGGTACTTGAAACGTTTGTGGCAGCTCCCTCCTTCAACCCAGTTCTATTCTGTTCACAACCTTACAGAACAGTGGAACAAGCGCCCACGGGGTCTCAGTCCCACCACCGCCAGCTGCCCGTATTTGAGGACTCCTCCACTGCTGAGCTATGCTGTGATGGCTTTAGGTGTTTGCCAGGGTTTTGATACAGCATTTTCAAGTTGCACTCTTCctatttaaaaaggaagaatacaCGAAAGATAAACTAGACACACTAGGGATGCTATTATAATGTCAGGAATATCAACACAATCACACGCCCTCCAGGATCTTCTCAATAAATAACGATCGCAAACAACAGACCTGTCAGTTCACACGGAGTTTATAGCgtaatttaggctggaagggattTCTTGGGAGCATCTGGTCACCTTCCAAAAGACTTAAACTTTTGTATTCAAATGATACAGATAAATAAGGtactatgctcttttaggtcaatTCCACATTCTGCAACGGAACAACTGTCAAAACTAGTTTTAGTAAGAAAGCAGAGCAACCTAGATTTTGAAAGAATTCTGGTATCCCACCAAAACCCCTATGAAACCCAAGAAGCATTTCTAAAAAAACACTCCCGATCATGTGAGCTTTTTGGCAGGAATCAAGATGCTGGAGAGAATAATGAAACATGAGGGTTCCTAAATATTTTGTCACAAACCCAATTACtaagaaacagaataaattaTTATGACAACAACCTGCAGATGTTGAGATGCAGTAATAAGCAGTACCACTTCACAAAAATAAGTTTTAATATCAACAACTTGATTTCACATGGTTGtatattaatctttctttttgcaAAGTTCAATGTTCAAGCCCAGCACTGTTTACAGAGATGCTGGGTTTATTCTTCTTCACTCTTCTGCACCGATTGCATGGCTTCTGCTTTAACCCTATTtcgctttctttttcttcttttcttcttttcagcagAAGGCTCCTGACCCtcctgggttttcttctttttcttcttcagacagCTGAGAGGATTGGGGCCGCCTGCCCTTTTacgttttcttctcttttcacccTCTTGCTTTGCCagtccttctttttctttaagctgcACAATACTTTGTTTTTGGTGCTCCGGAACAAGCTCGTTTGTCTGCAACTTTTGAACAAATGCCAGAGATTTAGGAGAAGGTTTGTCTAGCACCATAGTGTTCTGAATAATAAAGAGGAGAGGAACGCCAACcttctttttcactttgtttgctAAATCCTGGTCCtgtaaaattaaatactttagTCAATATTTTGGGATTAAATGGTATTTGCAATTCAAATACACCTACTTTTAATACAAAACTATGAAGATAAATTACATTATGAAAAAGATAAGAAACTTAATCTAGCAGACACACCTGGCAGTGCCTTTCAGACCAATTTACATTTCAATTTCTCTCCTTCTGATTAGCTGTACCTCTGATGGAAAATTTATTAACGTTTCCTTTTTTCGTGCATGCATAAGCACACATGcattttttgaggaaaatatCCTCATTTATTGGTATGTAGCACACCAGTTTACGAGAAGTAAGATAATTTCTCTATAACAAGTCATTTTAAACTCCTTGTATCTTACATAAGCATACATAATTTTACTGTAAACCATTTTATATATGGTGTATATAATTCACACATACAGTCCCAACAACAGACCTAAGCCAAAAAATGCCTTTCTTATTTGTACAAGAGTTCCACCTTTGTTATTTTGTTAGAACTTCCAAAATTTCTTAAAATTGAAGTTATATGGTCGTTTAACgcttatttcatttttcagactaCTCTGCAAAACAGTTCAGGGCAGGGGATTCACACACAAGCAATATGCAGATTCACACTCATCAGTTGTTTTCTTAAATGTCAATAGGTAGTCAGTATGTTTTCTACACTTTCTGCTAAACTAAGCAATACCCTTCTAGGTAAAAATACCTAGTTGATCAGGTAAGACAAAAGATTCCCTACTTCATAATTAGCAAATACATTTAAGAGTGAGCAAGGCTTTACAAGATTAATTCCCACAAGgtattttaaaatctcattatCGAAGTTTCTGTAGGTTTCCTCATCCTTAGGTATTAAAGGATCACTTCAGATGAAATGGCGCTACATTTCCCATGAGCATTTACCTGTGTGGCGATAAAGAAGTGATGAGGGTTGCCTTCTTCAATCATGGAAAGTAAACAGGCCGAACCACTCACAGGATGCTTGTGGTGAGAACAGTTTCGAACTTGAAATCTCTGCGCAATTAATTTTGCTCCGTACAGTGCTTTACCCAATGATTCCAGTTCTTTTAGAATACATCTGAAAGCCAAAAGCAACAGTGATTTCTAAACAAGAAAATAACTACACATTTTTTCCAGCAGCAAAAGGCTGACGTGAGATAATTAGGAACGAGCAATGCCCAGTTGTTCAGGCTCTGTgatctgcagcctgctctagttgaaggtgtccctgctcactgcagtggggttgggctagatgacctctaaaggtcccctgcaacccaaagcattctatgatactatgatctCTAAATGGCACCCCCTAATCTGAAAGCAGTAGCCCATCTGAAGATGTCAGCAAGATTTCCTTGGTTCCAAACAAGATTAACCAGTAACAACATTAAGTTACattaaatgatttaaaaatattttgttatcagTGACAATGTTACGTCCTTACATTTATGTTTGGGTATCACCTAGCATATGAATTACTACTTAACAAATAGAATTACTTGAGTTAGCACAAACTGATTAATAGCTGCATGCAAGTTAAACTCCGTGTTGGCGTCCATCACCTTGCTTCAAACTTGCTATCAGAATCCAACCAACtcaagcaaaagaagaaagaagattaTCCATATGATTAAAAATCTGGACATTTTTGGCTCCACAACAATAAAAGGGAAACCTAAAATCCTCCTCTTAGCAGCAGTGAGAGCAGATGTTCACACAGGACAGCGTAGCAGCCTATGAGGATGCTAGCTTGGATACTCAGAAATTAACAGATGAAATCTAGCTTACTTCAGCCACTAAGCCTTACTGTTAAATGTGGACAGTGGTAGGAATGTGTGGGCTTGAAATACAGGTTCAAGCATATGGTAGCATGGTGATTAATCAGAAGTGAGTGTGCCAAAAACCTCTTTGGAACTTTCATTTCATTTACATTTATCTCCAAAATAACTGCAAGATActaaataaaactatttttctttccaaagtagAAAGTTTGGCCTTTAAGGACAGTCTTTGTGAAGACTTGAGCCTGTTCTTTTTGCAAAGACTCTCACAGCGAGACAGCTCATTTCCTCAGGGAAGCTCTGGTCATGCCATTGAGGTGCTGCCTCAACCAATTTAGCATTCTGACAGCAGAGAAAATGAGTCCATCGAGCTGTCTAAGTGAAAACAGGTCAAAAAGATCCAACAGACATCACTGAAAGAAGGAAGCAAGAATTGACATTTAGACACCACTGGAATACAGTTTGGATCAAAGTGATTCCTGAACCGTTCACAGCTAAGATCGTGACTTGATACTTTTTACTATTGAGAAGTACAGGCCAGCTCTGCATGCTTTGCAAGATGGCTCGGTGTTTAATTTCTGTAGCCTAGGGTATACATGTCGCTGATACTTTCAGTACTTGCCTCCGTGATGGACAGTTGGCTATTCTGTCATTGCAGAAATCCAAGTGAGGAAGATTTTATCATATGCAATATACAAAGTCAGGTAAAAACAAAGGTAACTTCAAGGCAACTTAAGATATTCAGTGTGCATGCTTCACTTCCATGCCTTTGTCTGGCACATCCTTGTTCTCCCTTGAGAACAGCTACCGTGGAGACAATCCCTTACTGGCAGGCTGAAACTCCAGACAAGCTGCAATTCCCTCCCTGCCTGAGATCTGAGCTTGCCTCTGTTGTTCTCACTTCACCAAAACGATGCTGGGAGTGGGAAGGGGCCCACCCAGACGCCCCTCACACACTGGGGTTACCCCTCACCGCACCTCAGCccctcacagagtcacagaatggtaggggttggaagggacctctggcgaTCATCTAGAATGAAGatattcttcctcatgttcagaaccccaggaagatggggccaggctcttttcagtggtgcccagcgacaggacaagcggcaatgggcacaaactgaagcacaggaagttccctctgaacatgaggaagaacttcttccctctgagggtgacggaacactggaacaggctgcccagggaggttgtgg
This region includes:
- the UTP23 gene encoding rRNA-processing protein UTP23 homolog isoform X2, coding for MKLTRQKHAKKNMGFYKHNFQFREPFQVLLDGTFCRAALRNKIQIREQLPGYLGGAAQLCTTRCILKELESLGKALYGAKLIAQRFQVRNCSHHKHPVSGSACLLSMIEEGNPHHFFIATQDQDLANKVKKKLQTNELVPEHQKQSIVQLKEKEGLAKQEGEKRRKRKRAGGPNPLSCLKKKKKKTQEGQEPSAEKKKRRKRKRNRVKAEAMQSVQKSEEE
- the UTP23 gene encoding rRNA-processing protein UTP23 homolog isoform X1; its protein translation is MKLTRQKHAKKNMGFYKHNFQFREPFQVLLDGTFCRAALRNKIQIREQLPGYLGGAAQLCTTRCILKELESLGKALYGAKLIAQRFQVRNCSHHKHPVSGSACLLSMIEEGNPHHFFIATQDQDLANKVKKKVGVPLLFIIQNTMVLDKPSPKSLAFVQKLQTNELVPEHQKQSIVQLKEKEGLAKQEGEKRRKRKRAGGPNPLSCLKKKKKKTQEGQEPSAEKKKRRKRKRNRVKAEAMQSVQKSEEE